TCATGTTATACTTCAGAaacatgtttttggagatgggaaACAACAGGCcatgattttatgtttttgttaaacCACTATAATTCTTTCAAAGCAGTGTATATCACAACTATTTCTCTGTGTTGAAGAGAGTATCAAGtccttaaagaaaaatgtaatcccagcactttgggaggctgaggtgggaggagcacgaggtcaggagttggagagcagacaggagaattgcttgaatccgggaggcggaggttgcggtgagcagagatcgtgccactcactccgtcctgggtgacagagtgagactccgtttcaaaaaaaaaaaaaaaaaagaaagaaagaaagaacattttctaTTCTGCAGGTGGGAGGAAATGAAGAATGCACCTATTATTTTTGTGTTAGtacaacataaaaaaaatttgcaTTGTAAAGCAAACTACCAGCATCAGCTCTTTAATGGACAGCAGCAGACAGGAAACTGCCTCCACCCTAAGAGACTTAAAGACTGAGCAACTGAGTTAGATAGCAGGTGCGCAGGCCAATCAAGTCAATTTTCTAACACAGAGTAGCATGTTGTGGAACTTGTTCTAttagtcttttttctctgttAAGGAAGCAAGGATCTCTCTGTATGGAAGCAGTGCTGCTATTTCTAGTTTGAGGGAAAAAATGGTAAAGAATTTGATAAGTGTTGTTAAAAcagcaaattatattttaaacatagatTGTCCACACCTATAGGAGGAGGAATCTCAAGAATGCACACAATTAATAAAAGCTGGTTCTGAATTACCCATACAAGTGCGCACTGCGTTCAGTAAACAACTGATTATGCAAACTATATCCTTTCTTTCCCAGAAATAGCAGGAGGAAGTATttcaaatcaaaaaaaaaaaaaaatctaactaaaatattttatacgtGAAGGCCTGCAGAATTTTACTTCCTTTTGCTGTTGAAaaatcacaatagccaagaggagtaatgtattttattttaaattttaaaaagtcatgatgGTTAAGGGTAGAGTGGAGGTGCAGAGAAAGAAGTTGGCAAGAAAATGTTCAGGGCCTGTTGTAAAACCAACTGCAAGCCAAACATGATTCCAAATAGGCAAGAACACCCTGTTACAACAGAGAGCAgttttcaaagaagaaatgagagggaGGTGACCTGAAAGATCATTTCCCAGTTATAACTAAAGGAACCTACGGATACTTTTATATTAAACACATGCTAATATAATATTTTCCACATATTATTAAATGTAAgaagatatataattatatacttctATAGTCAGAAACAAAATAACTCCTAGAAGTAAATGGTTTGTTACTGTAGTAGTAGTAACTACCTGGGCACTTACCTAGTGCTCTTATTAAAAACTCACCACAACCCTGCTGTCTTACAGGTTGTTGAACAGATTGAAAGAAACCGATACCGACAGAGTTAAGTAAAATGCACAAGGTCACACTGGAAAAGATAGAGTTAAGGGTCACTCAGCTCTGTAAaactccaaagcccatgtttCAACAACTCTGCAATACTGTGCACTGTATAAATGTATGTTGTGGTCTTGAGAGAACTTTATTTCCTAGACTTGAAAAATACATcacaagccgggcgcggtggctcacgcctgtaatcccagcactctgggaggtcaggagttccagaccagcctggccaatatggtgaaaccccgtctctattaaaaatacaaaaaatagctgggcgtggtggcgcacacctgtagtcccagctactcgggaggctgaggcagaagaatcgcttgaacccggaaggccgaggttgcagtgagccgagatcgcgccactgcactccagcctgggtgacagagagaggctgtctcaagaaagaaagaaaaggaaagaaaagaaagatagaaagaaataaagatcacaaagaactttcaaaCAGCTTAGATTTTAAAGTGCATTAACAATTTCCAAGACCTAAGTGACACTTTAGTGTACAGCTAGAAAACATGGAATGTCATTCCCACCTGAAATGTTTAAGGGAAAATGTACTATTTTCCTTAGTTTGtgcaaaatctgaaatctgagtCAACTTTGTTTCAAAATGGAATAAACAAAGTTTGATTGGACCCACTAAACATTCTTCTTAGCAACAATGCGACACTTGCAAGGAGTTCCCTTTTTTACACTCTTCAAAGAGGAAATATTCCGATTTCGTAAAATTAGGGCTtcgcttttaaaaaaattacagaccaaAAAAAGTGTGGTTACACAATATAACTAGTATTGACTTAAGGGTACTGTGATCACCATGCAGTGATCCCATAAAAGATGTGACCAAAATACCCACTTAAAATTTGAACGTCAGTCATGTAAGAACATGTAAAAGATGAAGGGAATATTTCAAAAACGACTATCTGACGTAATATGATACTTACTATGACCCATATGGGCTTTGTTCTTCATctcatcttcaaataaaaagttgATGATTAGAAAAAGGAGCATTAGAAGGGGAAGTGACACTACTCGGCAATAGAGAAAAACTCCGGTCAAAGGAAGAGCATAGTTACAGAGCTCCGAATGTCAGGGAAAATCAAGCATCCGTCATTCGGAATTAGCTCTGTATCGGTCGGTTTCTTCATTACTTAATTGTACGGGGGGAAACTACTTCAAAGTAGAGGCTCTTACGAGAGGCAACTTAAGCATTTGAAAGTGCAGGTTTATTTCCTCCTAGCGAGAAGTAGGGGGTCACTAGTGAGAAACCCATCTTCAATCTGTGAGACGCCCCCTTCTACTCAGCCCACGTGGCTAAAGTAAACAGAAGGTGGGCCGGGGCGGGGAGAAACAGAACTCGGTCAATTTCCCAGTTTGTCGGGTCTTTAAAAATACAGGCCCCTAAAGCACTAAGGGCATGCCCTCGGTGAAACAGGGGAGCGCTTCTGCTGAATGAGATTAAAGCGACGGAAAAGTGAAAAGAGAGCGCGGGCAAGGGGATCTAAAGGGAGATAGAGACGCGGGCCTCTGAGGGTAAGGTGGGCGCAAGCGGAGGTGTGGTGCGGGGAGAGGTGCCAGTGGGTGGAGGCGGGGGCCAGAGCGAGGGCACGTGCGGGTACACTCCGGAGGAGGTGGGTGCGCGCGGGGGCGTGTGCGCGGGACCTCGAAGTGGTGGAGTGCAGACCAGCAAAAAGTTTCAAAGGGAAATCTTAGATGTCACGTCCTTGTCCAGGCACCCGTGCCATCCCAACCTCCCACCTCGCCCCCAACCTTCGCGCTTGCTCTGCGTCTTCTCCCAGGGGTGGAGACCCGCCGAGGTCCCCGGGGTTCCCGAGGGCTGCACCCTTCCCCGCGCTCGCCAGCCCTGGCCCCTACTCCGCGCTCGTCCGGGCGCACCACTCCCCCCGCGCCACTGCACGGCGTGAGGGCAGCCCAGGTCTCCACTGCGCGCCCCGCTGTACGGCCCCAGGTGCCGCCGGCCTTTGTGCTGGACGCCCGGTGCGGGGGGCTAATTCCCTGGGAGCCGGGGCTGAGGGCCCCAGGGCGGCGGCGCAGGCCGGGGCGGAGCGGGAGGAGGCCGGGGCGGAGCAGGAGGAGGCCCGGGCGGAGGAGGAGAGCCGGCGGTAGCGGCAGTGGCAGCGGCGAGAGCTCGggcggccgccgccgcctcctcgcGAGCGCCGCGCGCCCAGGTCCCGCTCGCATGCAAGTCACGTCCGCCCCCTCGGCGCGGCCGCCCCGAGACGCCGGCCCCGCTGAGTGATGAGAACAGACGTCAAACTGCCTTATGAATATTGATGCGGAGGCTAGGCTGCTTTCGTAGAGAAGCAGAAGGAAGCAAGATGGCTGCCCTTTAGGATTTGTTAGAAAGGAGACCCGACTGCAACTGCTGGATTGCTGCAAGGCTGAGGGACGAGAACGAGGTCAGAGCGCTTCTCTTATGCCGCGAAactctccctttcttctccccttcGCTTTTTCTCGGGCTTCCAGGGACTGGGGAGCAAACCCTGTAGTGTCACCCACAAATAccaagagggaagagggaagctTCACAAATTACTGGAGCCTCTTCAACATGGCTGACAAATATAGTTTTAATTCCCTCTACCCCTTTTAAACCTGTAGTTCTgtgttctcttctctcctcctaaTGCTCGTCCCCTCATCTCCCAGAAAACTTACCTTTGTGCCTCCGACGAGCCGGTTTCCCGGCCTTTTTTAATCCTcagaaaagtgatttttaaatttgctttcctTTCTAAAATAGTTCAGCTTTGGGGGCACTACTTTTCCCTTTAATCCTCTTCCCCTGTTTCTTTCGTGTAAGTGAAACGAGTCTCCCGTTTATCCTGAACAACCTCAGAGAGAACACTGATAGGGTGTTTTTCGACCCTTTTATCAGCTGTAGGGTCTGGGTCTGGGTTTGTGTCTGCCTCCTCCTACCTTCTTATCCCCCTTTAGGGGGCTGTACGAAGTGAATGTCACAGGGAGTGGAATTGGAGTACACtgagtggggtttttttttccttaagtccGCGCGTTTTGTTAGCGGCGCTGAGTGAAAGAGGAAAGAATAGTTTCTCTGGTTCCCCAAACAAGACCAGAACTCACTTTTCTCAAGGTACATAAGTCAGCGCTGGGCTGagccttccagcctggggaatGTATGTAAGAGAATTTATGGACAAATCTGTGTCCCGGCTTTGTGCTTCTCCCGAATCAGCTTCGTTTGGTTCCTTGGTAAGTGACAGGCAGACACAAAGGCAGGCGCAGGCCcggggagggggcgggagggggtggggagcgCAGCGTTGAGAGTTGCAAGACTGCAAGGTCAGGGGCGCCTAAAGAAATGAAACCCAATCCCAGCAAAGAAGTGAAGAGCAGATTTATAACAGTCCCATCCAAATTTCTCTTTTGGCTTCTCTCTTTGGTCTTtcatctctctgcctttctctctgtgtctcctctctactcttttcttctctctctctcatacacatacacacacacacacacacacacacacctcactcGCATCTTGCTGAATCTTTTCACTGGGACTGCTTGTCTAGTTTTATTAAGCTAATAGGGTTTGTATGGAGAGTTTTCTACCTATGACATAATGAAGTGTGGCCTGGATAGCCTCCTGGAAAGGccaaaaatgaaatataagtgTTATTTGCTGGTTATTCCCCTCATGATATACTTTTAATTACATTGAGGGAGTTCTCCCTTCTTCATCTAATGTTTAAGAATTGAGAAAAGGCTTATTTTCCAGCGGTAAAATTTAGTGCATAAAATTtagtgaaatatttatatatttacgtGTCTAGGGAGTGGAATACATTCGTGAATTTAATATCTCAAATCACACATTGTGCTTTTTCCCCTTCAGTCAGGGATTATAATGGGAAACCCAAATTCAAAGATATTCATCAACAAATGATCCATCATAGGAATATAAGATTGTATCTTAAGGGAAGTTGGGATTCACAGAGAAAAGACATTGGTTTGGTTTGGTGTGATACTGTGGGTATTGTTGCCTGGCTAATGAAATCattacatttgcattttaatggaAAGTTGAAATACTAAGGGGAGTTATGttcttttacatgtttatatgtgtGCTTAATAATGTTTGGAATAGAATATAGATTTAAAcacaataaatattgatttttttaaatgttaataagcAGAGAACTGTTAATGAAGTGTTGGATAATCAAGCTGAAGTTTAGAAGACAATTTATaggattaaaaaatgaatagaaggaaaaacacaataatagatatttctccataAGTCGAATTTCCAAAACTATTTGTCCTCGACAGTTCGCTTTGTAACTTtctattttgatctttgttaATTTAATGTAGTTTGCTTTAATCATTGATACGTGGGGTTCTTTCACATGATTACAAGGGAGAAGCATTACTCATCTCTGTGGAATAGAAACGGTTCATTGGTTAGTTCTTATTtgccctaaaattaaaaaaaaattaggattttaCCATTAATGCTGTTCATGGTGAACTATCGAGAAAACTATGGTTGATTATTCCAGCaattcagaattaaaaacaattccTTTTGCTAACAAACTAATATTTACTTTTTGGGGACAACTTTTCAAATGTTGTGGTATATACTGTCTTCAGGCTACTCAACTAATAATAGATACAACATTTTCCACTCAATAAATAAGGATAACTACATTGGTTAATAATTTTGAATACAACTATGAAGGCTTGTTTTTTCCTGTCATCAAATTTAGATTCTTATTTTGTGCATCCTACTTTTATGCTGAAAATAGCTGCTAATTAATACTGTATAAAGTATTTCAGTGATTATAAGGAAGAGATGTGTATGTTAGTCACTTTATCCTTTGTtggaaaagagaaattattttaataagtatgGGGTAGTTTACAATAAAAGACATAACCTCAGTTCTTTCTTTACCATATATGTGATCATACTACCTAGGTGCTTCAAAAATTCCATAGGACTGTCTTGGGTTATTGAATTTTAGGAACATGATAATGGACAATAACAAGATAGATAGCTTTTCTTAACTATGacattgttttgcttattttcttattgaACTAATCATTAATGAGAAATTAAGTTGCAGTGAGAGAAGTCCCTTGCTTTGTTTAAATTGTCGTATTTGCCAAACTCTTCTTAAGGCTTTAATTAGGTCTGATGTGCCAGTTTATGCCAGAAGCCGGAGGAATTGATATGATTTTGAGGCAGTGGCACATGGTCCTACCAGACATTGGCAAGTGAACATCACTTCCAGAACAAGTGAAGTGCACCTGCCAAGGAGTTGTTATGAAAGAATTCCAAAGTCCTTATTGGGCACTGGTCTTGTATTAGGTAACAACAACTGGAGTTAATGTTTTAGTTTCACTTGTTGAAGTTAAAAGTTCCCTATCAATTCTTCTAAGACTCCACCCCCAAACAATGTTGTAAGTCAAATGTCACTATTGAAATGTATTTCCTTAATTACTGACCTCATTAAGAAGCCCTCCTTATGATTCATAGGCACACCTCACAGAAACTCTATTTTCCATCCTGCCCAAAGTCTGAGTAGGTAAATTCTTATGAATTCTTATGAAATTACcttgaaataaaatatcttcaaaagtTATGGATGCTAGACATTGTATAATGTCAATATTTTAGAATATCTAATATTTAGAAAATCTTAGATCTACTTTTTATGCTTTAATTGCTTCTAATGCAAGttaaattgtttttgttgttattgttttaatagAATTTCATAGTCTTATCTAGCAATTTCTAATTGCTGGAAAGAGTCATCTTTGTTATATAAATAACCATGTAGACTGTTTTAATGTAATTGTTTCCTACCTTGGGAACAGGCTAAAACTTTGGACCAGCTGTCAGTATTTGTTCATCAGAATAACACTTTGTCAATGATTATTCTACCATTGCACAGTAGTTCTTAAGGATAGTAATGGTACCAAAGCCAGCAGCAATAGAATATCTCCCAAGCCAACTTTACAATTGGAGCCTTCACTGTGGGAAAGACCAGTTGCCAAGTAGAGCTGGTGGTTATCTGGGAAACTGTGCTGAAGAACACAACCACAAATGATTTTGCCAAATATACAGTATTTACTTGGTCTAGATCTCCAATTTCTATTTCTACTCACTGCCAAAACTGAGTGAATACTGTGACATTATTGAAGGAGGTTATGCAGTACATCTGTTGGTTTGGTGTATAGTAGGAGAGAAGGGTTCcaggagggaaaggggaaagtGAGAGCATGTGAATCACTGTGACTACAATCCAAAAAGAATTATGTATGTCTGCTATTTCCAGCATTATTTTTGTCCTATATTGTACATTGCAGAGACTTGCTGActtaaaatagatatataatctttttctcaaaagaataGATATTTGGTTGTCCATTCCAAATAACAAATTTTGgatgggcatggtgactcatgcctgtaatcctagcactttgggaggccaaggtgagagatcacttgaggccaggagtttgaaaccaccctgggcaacacagtcaggccccagtctctacaaaaaatttaaaaagttagtggggcatggtggtacattcctgtagtcccagctactcaggtgaatgaggtaggaggatggatTGAGCTCAAGTGTTCTAacttatagtgagctatgatcacaccactgcgctccagcccaggcaagagggagagaccctatctcaaacagcgacaacaacaaaaccaaacaaacaaaaaagcacattCTATCAGCTttgatttatgttttcatttgtaatgaCGTGTAGTTAAATGTGTCATacttcaaaaagaagaaacagatagTAGGTGGAttttcaatataatatatattagatatagataatatatattttcaatatataatatatgtaaaaataaattcagtgatAATATCATCCTACCTGCAGTTTTAAGAATTCAGaactcaggccgggtgtggtggctcattctgggaggggaaggcaggaggatcacttgaggccagaagttctagaccagcctgggcaacatagtgagatacctgtctctattcaataaaaataaaaataaaaataattcagaactCAATGCTTTATACTCACTGAAAGTTGTTCCTCTAAACTGACTTGAAATCATGTTCCGAATAAACTGAGAATTAAAGTAAGAGACgaggccggttgtggtggctcttgcctgtaatcccagcactttgggacgccaaggcaggtggatgatctgaggtcaggagtttgagaccagcctggccaacatggtgaaaccctgtctctactaaaaatacaaaaattagccgggcatggtggcacacaccagtaatcccagctactcaggaggctgaggcccgagaatcacttgagcctgggcatggtggctcatgcctataatcccagcactttgggaggccgaggcaggtggatcacctgacgtcaggaattcgagaccagtctggccaacatggtgaaaccccatctccactaaacatacaaaattagctgggtgtggtggcacatgcctgtagtctcagctattctggaggctgatacaggagaattgcttgaaccctcccgggaggcagaggctgtggtgagccgagatggctctgctgcactccagcccgggcgaggcagagagactctgcctcaaaaaaagaaaaataataataataaataggagATGAATAAATTGGGATAAAGTGTTTTTGAAGGACAGTCTAGGATATAAAATGAACTGGTTGTTTGACTAAAAATACTACAAATGTTTCTTtcaaattacatttcttttttgtctattGGAAGGTAGGCACTGATTTCTATGTCTTTCTATTCCCTAATAGAACCTACTGTTGACCTCTCAGTCAATATTTAATGGATGATATAGAACTAGTGAAAAACCATGCaatttaactagaaaaaaaaaaagtataatctattttcttttcctttttctttcttttttttttttttttttgagacggtatcttgctctgtcacctaggctggagtgcagtggcgtgatctcggctcactgcaacctctgccttccaggttcaagtgattctctttctcagcccccagagtagctgggactaggagcgtgccccaccacacctggctaatttttctatttttattagagacagggtttcaccatgttggccaggctgatctcgtactcctggtctcaggtgatctgcctgcccgggtctcccaaagtgctgggattacaggcatgagccactgcacctggtctaatCTATTTTCAATGTATAAGAGAAAAATAGTGTTAAGTGtcttggtgatggtggtgatggtaggaGTAATGGTGTGTTTTCCTTACATTTAATTTCTACAGGCTATGGCAATTGCCCTATAAAAGCCACCCATTTTAAGCACAAAAGTGAATGGTTTTTAGTAAACTTATATGggatcatatatttttaattgaaatattttttgagttaaTTATAGATTCATATGCCATTGtatgaaataatacagagagattccACGTATACTTGCTCAATTTCCCCCAGTGGCAACACTTTGCAAAACTATAATATCATATCACATCACATGCAAAACTATAATATCATATCACAACCATGATACTGACATTGATGTGGCCTACTAATCTTATTCAGATGTCCTCAGTTTAACTtgtactcatttgtgtgtgttttgttttataccATTTAGTCACATGatcacatatttttaaacctttttttctcaaAACAGAGAAGTTTAGCACAAAAGTTTAGCAATTTATCAATCTTGTGATTGTGCTGTTATGCCATATTAAAATGTGTGtcagaatgtttttgttttcttaaaagtcCTTTTTTTGATAGAATggcctttatgttaaaaatattttaagttgtttTGTGACAGTGTAAGTTgatgtcatttaattctcatcaCAACCCTAGAGATAGGTATTATTCTTATCCCTATTTAtgagtgaggaaactgaagcccagtgaGGTTAAATAACTTCCTTAAGTTCATACAGCCGATACATGGCTTAGGCTTAGCCAGCATTTGAGTTAAGCAGTCTGTCTCTAGTGCCAAATCTTTTAATCACTATATTATACTTCCTCATTATCATTGATAGCTGTAAAAGTGTATAATGTGGACTATGTAGAGAAAGTCATAAAAGGAGATTTAAAATGCATACAGTTGTTCACATGAAAACTTGTAGCcaaatgttcattacagcattattaataatggtaaaaaatggaaacaacccaaatgtctatcatgtcatgagtgaataaacaaattgtggtatatccatacagtgaaatattattaagTAGTATAAAGGAATGGATTATTGATAAATGCTGTCACATAGGTGAATCTGAGAGGCACAAGAAAGGCCACATATGATATGCTTTCAATTTTAAGTaacgtccagaataggcaaatctaagGAGACAGAAAGTTGGCTAGTTATTACTAGGGGCTAGGGATGGGAGGGAGGTGACTCCTAATAAGTATGAGATTTCTTTtggtgatgatgaaaatgttctataactAGATAGTAATGATTGCCCAACTCTTTGAATATGCTGAAACCCACTGAATTATATGctttaaaaggatgaatttattgtatgtgaattatatttcaaaaagctgttgttataaaaatgaatatagttGAGTTATTTGGTTTATGTTATGTCAGAAAATATCTTACATCTCATGCAAAAGAAATGCAGGAACTATTTGGATTGAATGAAGCTAAGCATATCTTTCTAGGAAGATGGCATCAAGGAGTTttattatgcctgtaatcctggcactttgggaggccaaggcgggagaccagaagtttgagattagTCTGGGCAACATCCTCTTATAGATGAGAAGGATACTTAATCACTCAAAAGTTGGCATTGTGTTTTGTGATAACAATAGCCTTTAGAGCTCATATGGGAAGATTCAATAGATAGTGATAGGTTATATGACTTGGTAAAGAGGGCTTAATGTATAGGTGCAAGAAACTTTCTCAGATGTCTTTAGTTACCTAGCCATTCAGTTCAGGAGATGTAACCCAAGTGTTAAAAGGAAtgtgactgggtgcggtggctcacacctgtaatcccagcactttgcgaggcggAAGTGGGTGggtctcttgagctcaggagttggagacaagcctgggcaacatggcaaaaccccatccctacaaaaaatgcacaaattagctgggtgtggtggcacatccctgtagttccaggtacttgtggggctgaggcgggaggatggctcgagcctgggaagttgaggctgcagtgagccatgttggtgcccccacacttcagcctgggtgacaaaatgagaccctctctctcaaagaaaaaaaaaaaactataaaaattgctGTTCTTGTTTAAATTACTACAAAGTGCAGTTTAATctagaaataataacaaattacTAGATTTGGGGGGTATTAATGTCTTATCTATGTGAAAACAGAAGGGCAATGCAGGGCAGAGAATAAACTTCAAAACTTTGAGTTTGTTAACTGTTTATATCTCCACTTGTCATGTTTcagattttaaagttaaaatgacaAAGTATCTCATAGGGTTTAAACAAGTGACTCTTTTCCTGTTAACTGATACTGTGGCATGTTGAAGATGTAAAataaggttgaaaaggaaattgcTTTGCAGCAGTCTTCATAATGCCAGGACAAAGTGAGAAACAGGGTCAGAATGATGATGGCTCTCCATCTTTGCTACACATGGCTGCAAGTATTTACAAATACCAGCAGAACTTCTACAAACCACTTAAAGGTAAAATGAGTGCAGATTTTTAACACTAGTCCCTATGGAACTATGACTTGTAGTTTTGGACACACAGGGTGAATTACTTGGGGTTGATTGTATTTGAATTTCTAACCTTATGTAATTCTGGATACCAGACATTCTTGTTGTGCAATGCTTCTCTCCCTTTTTATTCTCATGAGAATGCTGGGTTGCAGCCAGTTGGATCCCATACCATGGGACCATGACTGATAACTGGAGTGGAGAAAATTCACTGATCTGGAAAGGTTGAGCTTTAGGGTTCAGAGACTTATTTAAGGTACACATGTGATTGTACCCAATAAGGAAGTATATTGGCTTTATATAATTGTTATGATCACTTGTTCAATGAGTAACTATAGAATTTTACTTTGTAAGAGTATGATCATAGCATCTACTTGTAGGTTTGTTGAGTATGTTTGACAAGCCCAAGATAGATGCTCATGTTAGACCCATTAAGAAGTTGGTGTAGTGATGGTTATGGAAAGCAGTAAGATAGAATTTAGGTTCTGTTCTCCTTACTGGAGAAATGAGTAGCTTACTTGTCTTCACTCTCTCTTGTTTCTCTCAAAACTTTGTGAACCACCTCAGCTGACTATAAATTTTTGTACTAGTAtctccataattttaaaaaagttgttcACAAGTTTGAGTGTAGTACTTCATCTTTGCTTTTTAATGCACTTCCAAAAAATGTAAATCTGTTCTCGCA
This DNA window, taken from Pan troglodytes isolate AG18354 chromosome 3, NHGRI_mPanTro3-v2.0_pri, whole genome shotgun sequence, encodes the following:
- the LOC134809765 gene encoding uncharacterized protein LOC134809765, with the protein product MISSQFRGTTFTGPASRGGRAEGADVTCMRAGPGRAALARRRRRPPELSPLPLPLPPALLLRPGLLLLRPGLLPLRPGLRRRPGALSPGSQGISPPHRASSTKAGGTWGRTAGRAVETWAALTPCSGAGGVVRPDERGVGARAGERGEGCSPREPRGPRRVSTPGRRRRASAKVGGEVGGWDGTGAWTRT